One Prodigiosinella aquatilis DNA window includes the following coding sequences:
- the mlaE gene encoding lipid asymmetry maintenance ABC transporter permease subunit MlaE codes for MLLQAVASLGRLGISVCASFGRAGLVLFNALVGKPELAKQWPLFCKQLYSVGVQSLLIIIVSGIFIGMVLGLQGYLVLTTYGAEASLGMMVALSLLRELGPVVTALLFAGRAGSALTAEIGLMKATEQLSSMEMMAVDPLRRVVAPRFWAGLVSMPLLTVIFVAVGIWGGALVGVDWKGIDSGFFWSAMQGAVEWRHDLLNCVIKSVVFSITITWIALFNGYDAIPTSEGISRATTRTVVHSSLAVLGLDFVLTALMFGK; via the coding sequence TCAGCGTATGCGCTTCTTTTGGTCGCGCGGGGCTGGTGCTTTTCAATGCGCTAGTGGGGAAACCCGAGCTGGCGAAACAGTGGCCGTTGTTCTGCAAACAACTCTACAGTGTAGGGGTTCAGTCACTGCTGATTATCATTGTATCCGGCATATTCATCGGCATGGTACTGGGGTTGCAGGGTTATCTTGTCCTGACAACTTACGGTGCGGAAGCCAGTCTGGGTATGATGGTCGCTTTGTCGTTACTGCGTGAACTAGGGCCTGTGGTGACGGCGCTGTTGTTTGCCGGACGTGCCGGTTCGGCGCTGACGGCAGAGATTGGTCTGATGAAAGCCACTGAACAACTTTCCAGTATGGAGATGATGGCGGTTGATCCGTTACGGCGTGTTGTGGCTCCCCGTTTCTGGGCTGGCTTGGTCAGTATGCCATTGCTGACTGTCATCTTTGTGGCGGTGGGCATTTGGGGTGGTGCGTTAGTAGGGGTTGACTGGAAAGGAATCGATTCTGGTTTTTTCTGGTCGGCCATGCAAGGCGCGGTGGAATGGCGGCACGATTTGCTTAACTGTGTAATAAAAAGCGTAGTGTTTTCCATTACCATCACCTGGATTGCGTTATTTAATGGCTATGACGCGATTCCGACGTCAGAAGGGATAAGCCGTGCGACGACCCGTACCGTAGTGCATTCATCGCTGGCGGTGTTGGGATTGGATTTTGTGCTGACAGCACTGATGTTTGGGAAATGA